From Ailuropoda melanoleuca isolate Jingjing chromosome 17, ASM200744v2, whole genome shotgun sequence, the proteins below share one genomic window:
- the C1QBP gene encoding complement component 1 Q subcomponent-binding protein, mitochondrial: MGGEDLDCDWLFFFCILRIFLVGDKAFVDFLNDEIKEERKIQKHKSLPKMSGGWGLEVNGTEAKLVRKVAGEKVTVTFNINNSIPPTFDGEEEPTPAQGQKAEEQEPELTSTPNFVVEVIKDGGQKALVLDCHYPEDEVGQEEEEESDIFSIREVSFQSVGESEWKDTNYTLNTDSLDWALYDHLMDFLADRGVDNTFADELVELSTALEHQEYITFLEDLKGFVKTQ; the protein is encoded by the exons ATGGGGGGAGAG GATTTGGACTGtgactggcttttctttttctgtatcttacGGATTTTCCTTGTAGGAGATAAAGCTTTTGTTGACTTCCTGAATGATGAgattaaggaagaaaggaagatacaGAAGCACAAGTCCCTCCCCAAGATGtcgggaggctgggggctggaagtGAACGGGACGGAAGCCAAGCTTGTGCGGAAAGTTGCTGGAGAAAA GGTCACCGTCACCTTCAACATCAACAACAGCATCCCGCCCACGTTTGACGGGGAGGAGGAGCCGACCCCGGCCCAGGGGCAGAAGGCGGAAGAACAGGAG CCGGAACTGACGTCCACGCCCAATTTCGTGGTGGAAGTCATCAAGGACGGTGGCCAGAAGGCCCTGGTGCTGGACTGCCATTACCCGGAAGATGAG GTCgggcaagaggaagaggaggaaagcgACATCTTCTCCATCAGGGAGGTGAGCTTTCAGTCCGTCGGCGAGTCTGAGTGGAAGGACACGAACTACACGCTCAACACCGACTCGCTGGACTGG GCCTTGTACGACCACCTGATGGATTTCCTGGCCGACCGCGGGGTGGATAACACGTTTGCGGACGAGCTGGTGGAGCTCAGCACGGCCCTGGAGCATCAGGAATACATCACCTTCCTCGAGGACCTCAAAGGGTTTGTCAAGACTCAGTAG